Proteins from a genomic interval of Arvicanthis niloticus isolate mArvNil1 chromosome 26, mArvNil1.pat.X, whole genome shotgun sequence:
- the LOC143439451 gene encoding uncharacterized protein LOC143439451 isoform X2 yields MLETYQNLTDIGYSWEDHHLEEQHQSSRRHERHERSHTGEKPHECNQCGKAFSGHSGLQYHKRTHTGEKPYECNQCGKAFLRQSDLQIHKRTHTGVKPYECNLCGKAFSHSSHLQRHKRTHTGEKPYECSQCGKAFSCQRSLRYHKSTHTGEKPYECNQCGKAFSCQRSLQYHKSTHTGEKPYECNQCGKAFSQPSHLHIHKRTHTGEKPYECNLCGKAFSHSSPLQKHKRTHTGEKPYECSQCGKAFSGHSGLQYHKMTHTGEKPYECNQCGKAFSNHSSLQDHKRTHTGEKPYECSQCGKAFSKQSTFQRHKRIHTGEKPYECNQCGKAFPCHSSLQYHKRTHTGEKPYECSQCGKAFSGLGSLQYHKKIHTGEKPYQCNQCGKAFPYQSGLQYHYRTHTGEKPYECNQCGKAFSFKHSLQKHKRIHTGEKPYQCNQCGKAFPYQSGLQYHYRTHTGEKPYQCNQCGKAFSCHSGLQYNKKTHTGEKLNVINEVKPFQDAVISEYTKENVQE; encoded by the coding sequence gcatgaaagaagtcatactggagaaaaaccacatgaatgtaatcaatgtggtaaagccttttcaggtcacagtggtctccaatatcataaaagaacacatactggagagaaaccttatgaatgtaaccaatgtggtaaagcctttttacgACAGTCTGatctccaaattcataaaaggacacatactggagtaaagccatatgaatgtaatctatgtggtaaagccttttcacatagcagtcatctccaaagacataaaaggacacatactggagagaaaccttatgaatgtagtcaatgtggtaaagccttttcatgtcaacGTAGTCTCAGATATCATAAAAgcacacatactggagagaaaccttatgaatgtaatcaatgtggtaaagccttttcatgtcaacgtagtctccaatatcataaaagcacacatactggagagaaaccttatgaatgtaatcaatgtggtaaagccttttcacaaccaTCTCATCTCCatatccataaaagaacacatactggagaaaaaccatatgaatgtaatctatgtggtaaagcattttcacATAGCAGTcctctccaaaaacataaaaggacacatactggagagaagccttatgaatgcagtcaatgtggtaaagccttttcaggtcacagtggtctccaatatcataaaatgacacatactggagagaaaccttatgaatgtaatcaatgtggtaaagccttttcaaatcacagtagtctccaagatcataaaagaacacatactggagagaaaccttatgaatgtagtcaatgtggtaaagccttttcaaagcAGAGTActttccaaagacataaaaggatacatactggagaaaaaccttatgaatgtaaccaatgtggtaaagcctttccatgtcacagtagtctccaatatcataaaaggacacatactggagagaaaccttatgaatgtagtcaatgtggtaaagccttttcaggtctcggtagtctccaatatcataaaaaaatacatactggagagaaaccttatcaatgtaatcaatgtggtaaagcctttccatatCAGAGTGGTCTCCAGTATCAttatagaacacatactggagagaaaccttatgaatgtaatcaatgtggtaaagccttttcatttaaacatagtctccaaaaacataaaagaatacatactggagagaaaccttatcagtgtaatcaatgtggtaaagcctttccatatCAGAGTGGTCTCCAGTATCAttatagaacacatactggagagaaaccttatcaatgtaatcaatgtggtaaagccttttcatgtcacagtggtctccaatataataaaaagacacatactggagagaaactgaatgtcatcaatgaggtaaagcctttccaggatgcagtcatctctgaatacacaaaagaaaatgtgcaggagtga